A part of Gammaproteobacteria bacterium genomic DNA contains:
- a CDS encoding ComF family protein, with protein sequence MCYKNLPIVAQACPQCAQILPNKIQSQHCGTCLSNPPPFDHAFTLFPYEEPIALLLMALKFSGALHHAQLFGELLTQKIRLSWYHQLALPDLIIPMPLHQDRLKKRGFNQALEIARPVSKQLKIPLDLTGLIRHKATQPQTFLKARARRANVARAFLARSHYHNLTIAVLDDIITTTETLRACCRVLKLKGAKSIHVWSVARR encoded by the coding sequence ATGTGTTATAAAAATTTGCCTATTGTAGCGCAAGCATGTCCGCAATGTGCGCAAATTTTACCAAATAAGATTCAATCGCAACATTGCGGAACCTGTTTATCTAATCCCCCGCCTTTCGATCACGCTTTTACCCTTTTTCCATATGAAGAGCCCATCGCCTTGCTACTTATGGCATTAAAATTTTCAGGAGCACTCCATCATGCGCAACTTTTTGGGGAACTGTTAACCCAAAAAATACGTTTATCTTGGTATCACCAATTAGCCCTGCCTGACCTCATCATTCCCATGCCTTTACATCAAGATCGATTAAAAAAACGCGGGTTTAATCAAGCGCTTGAAATTGCGCGCCCAGTCAGTAAACAACTTAAAATCCCACTCGATCTTACGGGATTGATTCGCCATAAAGCGACCCAACCGCAAACTTTTCTTAAAGCACGCGCAAGACGAGCGAATGTGGCGCGCGCTTTTCTTGCCCGTAGTCATTACCACAATTTAACCATTGCTGTACTAGATGATATTATTACCACCACTGAAACCCTCCGCGCTTGCTGCCGCGTCTTAAAATTAAAAGGGGCTAAATCAATTCATGTTTGGAGTGTTGCAAGACGCTAA
- a CDS encoding methyltransferase domain-containing protein, which yields MKNIVWSPDQYQAANVLARAAGDEMCERLELIKIKPRFVLDVGCGTGEISGKLASRFKEANIIALDHTPAMLNKAKEDARLKCIESDGTQLPFKNASIDIIFANFFLPWQTNMVATIKEWRRVLHPDGLLMFTALGPDTLLEWREVIHPKDLPELMDMHDLGDALLHEGFLDPILDIDHYTLAYRDQKKLISELCATGMWAIDVASVEKGMQGRILPLEISYELIYGHAFGAPIRNDTDPQVQRVPLSTLRAQLKQGRDA from the coding sequence ATGAAAAACATCGTGTGGTCTCCTGATCAATACCAAGCAGCCAATGTTTTAGCACGCGCTGCCGGTGATGAAATGTGTGAACGGTTAGAATTAATAAAAATTAAGCCAAGGTTTGTATTAGATGTGGGATGTGGTACGGGAGAAATTTCGGGAAAGCTTGCATCGCGCTTTAAAGAAGCAAACATTATTGCACTTGATCACACCCCTGCCATGTTAAATAAAGCTAAAGAAGATGCAAGATTAAAATGCATTGAAAGTGATGGCACTCAATTGCCTTTCAAAAATGCAAGTATCGACATTATTTTCGCTAATTTTTTTCTTCCTTGGCAAACCAATATGGTTGCAACCATTAAAGAATGGCGGCGGGTTTTACATCCAGACGGTTTGTTAATGTTTACCGCTTTAGGTCCCGATACTTTACTTGAGTGGCGGGAAGTCATTCATCCCAAGGATTTACCTGAGTTGATGGATATGCATGATTTAGGGGATGCTCTACTGCATGAGGGATTTTTAGATCCTATTTTAGATATTGATCACTATACACTTGCCTACCGAGATCAAAAGAAACTGATCAGTGAGTTATGTGCAACGGGGATGTGGGCTATTGATGTCGCATCCGTAGAAAAAGGTATGCAAGGCCGCATTTTGCCTTTGGAGATTTCTTACGAACTTATTTATGGCCATGCTTTCGGTGCGCCCATCCGCAATGATACCGATCCACAGGTACAGCGTGTCCCGCTTTCCACCTTACGTGCGCAACTTAAGCAAGGTCGAGACGCTTGA
- a CDS encoding NAD(P)-dependent glycerol-3-phosphate dehydrogenase produces MQHKPIAILGAGAWGTALALYLARLGQIVHLWSIDPAEIKALNQDRMNQRYLPDFAFSAEIKPTDDLATAIHEVDDILIVIPSVGFRHTLELLKPHLKPHHHFICATKGIDAQSGQLLNHVASDILGNEIIFAALSGPSFAKEVAQGLPTAVVLASTDMTYLQQLKNRFTSPIFRTTLSDDLIGVEMGGIGKNVIALAVGMSDGLNLGANARSALLTFGFQEIIRLGVVLGGKEETFTGLSGIGDLILTSLDDLSRNRRFGKALGQGNTVEKAEREIGQAVEGKQNAASLVKLASRHQLRMPLCEMVVAILQSEIEVRPAFAAWFAAIG; encoded by the coding sequence ATGCAGCATAAGCCGATTGCAATTTTAGGTGCAGGCGCGTGGGGTACCGCGCTTGCCTTATACCTTGCAAGGCTTGGACAAATCGTCCATCTATGGAGCATTGATCCCGCTGAAATTAAAGCACTTAACCAAGATAGGATGAATCAGCGGTATTTACCTGACTTTGCGTTTTCTGCTGAAATTAAACCGACTGATGATTTAGCAACGGCTATTCATGAAGTGGATGATATTTTAATTGTCATCCCTTCAGTTGGTTTTCGTCATACGTTAGAATTACTTAAACCTCACCTTAAACCACATCACCATTTCATTTGCGCAACGAAAGGTATTGATGCTCAAAGTGGTCAACTTCTCAATCATGTAGCGTCAGACATTTTAGGGAACGAAATTATTTTTGCTGCCCTTTCTGGTCCTTCGTTTGCAAAAGAAGTTGCACAAGGCTTACCAACTGCAGTTGTCTTAGCTTCAACTGATATGACTTATTTGCAACAGCTTAAAAATCGTTTTACCAGTCCTATATTCCGTACGACCCTTTCTGATGATCTTATCGGGGTTGAAATGGGCGGCATAGGAAAGAATGTAATTGCCTTAGCAGTCGGGATGAGCGACGGTTTAAATTTGGGTGCAAATGCCCGAAGCGCCTTACTTACTTTTGGTTTTCAAGAAATTATTCGGCTCGGGGTCGTATTGGGCGGCAAAGAAGAAACCTTTACGGGCCTATCCGGCATAGGCGATTTAATTCTCACCAGCCTCGATGATTTATCACGTAATCGTCGTTTTGGTAAAGCCCTGGGTCAAGGCAATACTGTCGAAAAAGCCGAGCGAGAAATTGGTCAAGCGGTTGAAGGCAAACAAAACGCTGCTTCATTGGTTAAACTTGCTTCCAGGCACCAACTCCGCATGCCACTCTGTGAAATGGTTGTAGCAATTTTGCAAAGCGAAATTGAAGTTCGACCTGCTTTTGCGGCATGGTTTGCAGCCATTGGCTAG
- the grxC gene encoding glutaredoxin 3: MPKVIIYSKAHCPYCDMAKEFFTEKNISFEEIRIDLDADKRDEMLRLSNNRRTVPQIFINGQSIGGYDDLIALSKSGKLNELLQ, translated from the coding sequence ATGCCTAAAGTTATCATTTACAGTAAAGCACATTGTCCTTATTGCGACATGGCAAAAGAATTTTTTACTGAAAAAAACATTTCGTTTGAAGAAATTCGCATTGACCTTGATGCAGACAAACGTGATGAAATGTTGCGGTTATCTAACAATCGTCGCACTGTGCCTCAAATCTTTATTAATGGGCAAAGCATTGGCGGCTATGATGATCTTATCGCCTTATCCAAATCAGGCAAACTCAATGAACTTTTACAATAA
- a CDS encoding phosphoesterase → MAIMAHWRDSARNVRFFFIDFRATFPLLILLFHIRIWTFLFAILATLFFTMLERFGFTPGVFLRWLRAYVAGPRKIAQPWWKN, encoded by the coding sequence ATGGCAATTATGGCTCACTGGCGCGATTCAGCAAGGAATGTTCGCTTCTTTTTCATTGATTTTAGAGCGACTTTTCCTTTATTAATTTTGCTTTTTCATATTCGAATATGGACCTTTTTATTTGCCATTCTGGCTACTTTATTTTTTACAATGTTAGAGCGGTTTGGTTTTACGCCTGGCGTTTTTCTTCGCTGGTTACGAGCTTATGTAGCAGGTCCACGCAAAATCGCACAACCGTGGTGGAAAAATTAG
- a CDS encoding RelA/SpoT family protein produces MGSTFEALRNVINQYLSHEQVTEIEKAYHFAKEAHGTQTRYTGEPYITHPIAVAQILAQMRMDPQTIVAAILHDVVEDTPVNEDEIEQRFGKEVADLVDGVTKLTQIHFENYAQAQAENFRKMVMAMASDIRVILVKLCDRLHNMRTLQGLPPEKRRRKALETLEIFAPIANRLGMHAFRVELEDLCFASLYPLRFKILQDAVAKARGNRQEIMEMINNQINDSLKKNNIPSVTMSGRGKHLYSIYKKMSEKHLSFSEIMDVYGFRIIVDKVDTCYRVLGVLHNLYKPIAHRFKDYIAIPKANGYQSLHTTLFGPYGVPIEIQIRTEEMHKTAVNGIAAHWLYKTEKKVFNDAQSRAREWLKGILEMDKSSKNSLEFIENVKIDLFPDEVYVFTPRGQIIELPAGATPVDFAYTIHSDIGNTCVAVRLDKRLLPLSTPLISGQQVEIITAPGARPNPAWLNFIVTGKARSKIKHFLKKQQREESMALGKRLVDKALHPYGLPLSRVTEGVLGSIVKNSRLDSISHLYEEVGIGNRPALLVAKQIAKSLGDITKKDIIEPETHPLVIRGTEGLSVAYAKCCHPIPGDQIAGLVKIGQGIEVHMVQCTNLVKFHHHNDKYVALLWEENIEGDFSVDLKVDLVNRRGSLAALTLAISEAESNIEHIRAQETDCNHFHVDATIAVRNRRHLARVLRKIRKRKDVSRVWRSKPNN; encoded by the coding sequence GTGGGGAGCACTTTCGAGGCTTTACGTAATGTAATAAATCAATACCTTAGCCATGAGCAAGTCACAGAAATTGAGAAAGCTTATCATTTTGCAAAAGAAGCCCATGGCACCCAAACGCGATATACCGGGGAACCTTATATCACGCACCCGATTGCTGTTGCCCAAATTCTAGCCCAAATGCGCATGGATCCCCAAACTATTGTAGCCGCCATTTTGCATGACGTTGTAGAAGATACCCCGGTCAATGAAGATGAAATTGAACAACGGTTTGGAAAAGAAGTCGCCGATCTTGTCGATGGCGTAACAAAGCTTACCCAAATTCACTTTGAAAATTATGCGCAAGCGCAAGCGGAAAATTTTCGGAAAATGGTTATGGCGATGGCAAGTGACATCCGTGTCATTCTTGTAAAATTATGTGATCGTCTGCACAACATGCGCACCTTACAAGGTTTACCGCCTGAAAAACGACGACGTAAGGCGCTTGAGACTTTAGAAATTTTTGCCCCCATTGCTAACCGTCTCGGGATGCATGCTTTCCGTGTAGAATTGGAAGATTTATGTTTCGCCTCCCTCTATCCATTACGTTTTAAAATTTTACAAGACGCGGTTGCTAAAGCACGGGGTAATCGTCAAGAAATCATGGAAATGATCAACAATCAAATTAACGATAGTTTGAAAAAAAATAATATCCCCTCCGTGACGATGTCTGGTCGGGGTAAACACTTATATAGTATTTACAAAAAAATGAGTGAAAAACATCTTTCGTTTTCAGAAATTATGGATGTGTATGGTTTTCGTATTATCGTTGACAAAGTTGATACATGTTATCGCGTGTTAGGCGTTCTTCATAATCTCTACAAGCCCATTGCGCATCGTTTCAAAGATTACATTGCCATACCGAAAGCAAATGGCTATCAATCATTGCATACCACTTTGTTTGGTCCTTACGGCGTACCGATTGAAATCCAAATCCGTACGGAAGAAATGCATAAAACCGCAGTGAATGGTATTGCTGCGCATTGGCTTTATAAAACAGAAAAGAAAGTTTTTAACGATGCTCAATCACGCGCACGCGAATGGTTAAAAGGTATTTTAGAAATGGATAAAAGCTCTAAAAATTCTTTAGAGTTTATTGAAAATGTCAAAATTGATTTATTTCCTGATGAAGTTTATGTTTTCACCCCCCGAGGACAAATTATTGAGCTGCCAGCAGGAGCAACACCCGTTGATTTTGCCTATACCATTCATTCAGACATTGGTAATACTTGTGTTGCAGTTCGATTAGATAAACGACTTTTACCGCTTTCAACGCCTCTTATTAGTGGTCAACAAGTTGAAATTATTACAGCTCCGGGTGCGAGGCCCAACCCTGCCTGGTTAAACTTTATTGTGACCGGCAAAGCACGCAGTAAGATCAAGCATTTCCTCAAAAAACAGCAGCGTGAAGAATCCATGGCCCTTGGCAAACGTTTAGTTGATAAAGCATTGCATCCCTATGGTTTGCCACTCAGTCGCGTAACTGAAGGGGTGCTTGGTTCCATTGTTAAAAATTCACGTTTAGATTCGATAAGTCATTTATATGAAGAAGTAGGCATCGGCAATCGACCTGCTTTATTAGTGGCAAAACAAATTGCAAAATCCTTAGGCGACATTACCAAAAAAGATATTATTGAACCCGAAACGCACCCACTCGTTATTCGCGGCACAGAAGGATTATCAGTCGCTTATGCCAAATGTTGTCATCCTATCCCCGGTGATCAAATTGCAGGATTAGTAAAGATTGGGCAAGGCATTGAAGTGCACATGGTGCAATGCACTAACCTTGTCAAATTTCATCATCATAATGATAAATACGTCGCACTTTTATGGGAAGAAAACATTGAAGGTGATTTTTCAGTGGATTTAAAAGTGGATTTAGTCAATCGGCGTGGAAGTCTTGCTGCCTTAACCCTCGCCATTTCAGAGGCGGAATCTAATATAGAACATATTCGTGCGCAAGAAACTGACTGTAACCACTTTCATGTGGATGCAACCATCGCAGTTCGTAACCGTCGACATCTTGCCCGCGTTCTGCGCAAAATTCGCAAACGTAAAGATGTTTCACGCGTATGGCGAAGTAAGCCAAATAACTAG
- a CDS encoding RidA family protein gives MNTKKIIFTEGAPRAIGPYSQAVQCGNTVYLSGQIPLDPMTMKVVEGHVQNQALQVFKNLKAVCEAAGGDLSSIAKLTIFLVDLSHFNTVNEVMGEFFKEPYPARSTIQVTALPKAVLIEIEAIMVV, from the coding sequence ATGAATACCAAAAAAATTATCTTTACTGAGGGCGCGCCACGTGCAATTGGCCCTTATTCGCAAGCTGTACAATGTGGAAATACTGTTTACCTTTCCGGTCAAATTCCTTTGGATCCCATGACCATGAAAGTAGTAGAAGGTCATGTGCAAAACCAGGCATTGCAAGTTTTTAAAAATTTAAAAGCAGTATGCGAAGCGGCAGGGGGAGATTTATCTTCAATTGCGAAGCTCACCATTTTTCTTGTTGATCTTTCTCACTTCAATACTGTGAATGAAGTGATGGGTGAATTTTTTAAAGAACCTTATCCTGCGCGCTCGACCATTCAAGTTACAGCTTTACCGAAAGCTGTGCTTATTGAAATTGAAGCCATCATGGTGGTGTAA
- the secB gene encoding protein-export chaperone SecB: MEQNANETQPQFEIQRIFVKDISFEAPNTPHTFSEEWKPEVSLNLETKSNRIQDNLHEVVLSITATVSTGNKTAFLIEVHQAGVFMINGFPNDQLHQMLGSFCPNILFPYAREVVSDIVVRGGFPQLILAPVNFDALYAQHMEKQEGEGAAGKGSSTAQNVN; the protein is encoded by the coding sequence ATGGAACAAAACGCGAACGAAACACAACCACAATTTGAAATTCAACGTATTTTCGTTAAAGATATTTCTTTCGAAGCACCGAATACGCCGCATACTTTTTCTGAAGAATGGAAACCTGAAGTTTCATTAAACTTAGAAACAAAAAGTAATCGTATTCAAGATAATTTACATGAAGTCGTTTTATCCATCACCGCCACTGTTAGCACCGGCAATAAAACTGCCTTTTTAATTGAAGTTCATCAAGCTGGCGTTTTCATGATCAATGGTTTTCCTAATGATCAATTACATCAAATGTTAGGAAGTTTTTGTCCTAATATTTTATTCCCTTATGCCCGCGAAGTTGTTTCTGACATCGTCGTCCGCGGCGGTTTCCCTCAACTGATTCTTGCGCCTGTTAATTTTGATGCGTTGTATGCCCAACACATGGAAAAGCAAGAAGGCGAAGGAGCCGCTGGTAAAGGTTCTTCTACTGCACAAAATGTAAATTAA
- the nagA gene encoding N-acetylglucosamine-6-phosphate deacetylase: MSGPQILSTGQWIKNQAIVIEAGRIAAIIPAAMLKHHFPAQHIEFPSHYFLTPGLIDIHLHGANGHDVMDANEEAWHGISLALAKEGVTSFLATTMTAEPDKITNVLKFAAGLKKLPGAQCIGIHLEGPFIANAKRGAQRDVTVFPDIDLFEQLQLAAANQIKIVTLAPELPGAIPFIKMLKNNNVIASIGHTFATYEETEAAIQAGATQATHLFNAMRALHQREPGPVPALLLAKNIYAEIIVDGHHLHPAIVDLVYQLKQKNSLILVTDSMRAKCMPDGNYELGGQTVTLTNQRVTLADNTLAGSVLTLPEAIINMVKFTQCGFEDAIQMCTLNPASVLKWDHRIGIIDKGYDADLVVFDDQFGVAATMVKGKFVYQH, from the coding sequence TTGTCAGGACCACAAATTTTATCTACAGGCCAATGGATTAAAAATCAAGCTATCGTCATCGAGGCAGGTAGAATTGCCGCAATCATTCCTGCCGCGATGCTTAAGCATCATTTTCCGGCGCAGCACATTGAATTTCCAAGCCATTACTTTCTCACGCCTGGCCTTATTGATATTCATCTCCATGGCGCAAATGGACACGATGTGATGGATGCGAATGAAGAAGCTTGGCACGGAATTAGCTTAGCTTTAGCAAAAGAAGGTGTAACAAGTTTTCTTGCAACAACCATGACAGCTGAGCCTGACAAAATTACAAACGTTTTGAAGTTTGCAGCCGGACTAAAAAAATTACCCGGTGCACAATGCATCGGTATTCACCTTGAGGGACCCTTTATTGCGAACGCCAAACGGGGTGCGCAACGTGATGTTACTGTATTTCCAGATATTGATTTATTTGAACAGTTGCAATTAGCTGCTGCCAATCAAATTAAAATTGTCACACTCGCACCAGAATTACCGGGCGCTATACCTTTTATTAAAATGTTAAAAAATAATAATGTCATTGCATCGATTGGACATACTTTTGCAACTTATGAAGAAACTGAAGCTGCTATTCAGGCAGGCGCGACACAGGCGACGCATCTTTTCAATGCGATGCGTGCTTTGCATCAGCGGGAGCCAGGCCCTGTACCTGCTTTATTACTGGCAAAAAATATTTATGCTGAAATAATTGTTGATGGACATCATTTGCATCCTGCTATAGTTGATTTAGTTTACCAATTAAAACAAAAAAACTCGTTAATCCTCGTAACTGATAGTATGCGGGCAAAATGCATGCCCGACGGCAATTATGAGTTAGGCGGTCAAACGGTAACGCTCACGAATCAGCGCGTCACTTTAGCGGATAACACTTTAGCGGGTAGCGTGCTTACGTTGCCTGAAGCCATCATCAATATGGTTAAGTTTACGCAATGTGGTTTTGAAGATGCTATTCAAATGTGTACGCTTAATCCAGCCAGCGTCTTAAAGTGGGATCATCGAATCGGGATAATTGACAAAGGCTATGATGCAGATTTAGTTGTGTTTGATGATCAGTTCGGAGTGGCCGCTACGATGGTGAAAGGAAAATTTGTTTACCAACATTAA
- a CDS encoding type IV secretion protein IcmS, with product MIKVARLLNGNYSLNGRPMTMDEVFSHTGLLAGIARRADQLSSLCLGYGIGVTFEEAEGSALGVKVIFDDITPNVLRLLCLIDVLNELMRGTPRGDATALDQLMYD from the coding sequence ATGATTAAAGTTGCCCGTTTACTAAACGGCAATTACAGCCTTAACGGTCGACCCATGACCATGGATGAAGTTTTCTCCCATACAGGGTTATTAGCCGGCATTGCGCGCCGTGCTGATCAACTCTCCTCGCTTTGTCTTGGTTACGGCATTGGCGTAACCTTTGAAGAAGCAGAAGGTTCGGCCTTAGGGGTAAAGGTTATTTTTGACGACATTACGCCTAACGTTTTAAGACTACTTTGCTTAATTGATGTATTAAATGAATTAATGCGCGGCACACCGCGGGGCGATGCAACAGCCCTCGATCAACTGATGTATGATTGA
- a CDS encoding rhodanese-like domain-containing protein codes for MQDITLFMSNHPLLVSALFVVLALSMVIELLRAKQKLNSLTPIQATQMMNHQQAQVIDVRSAENFRKGHIINAQNIMPQDFEKNAKKLARFKSNPFIIVCGLGKASQKVAASLKKQGYNAFSLAGGMRAWQDAQMPIIKE; via the coding sequence ATGCAAGATATTACCCTATTTATGAGCAATCACCCTCTACTTGTGAGCGCTTTATTTGTTGTTCTCGCTTTAAGCATGGTTATAGAATTATTACGAGCGAAACAAAAACTTAACTCGCTTACTCCCATTCAAGCGACACAAATGATGAACCATCAGCAAGCGCAAGTCATTGATGTTCGCTCCGCTGAAAACTTTCGCAAGGGTCATATTATTAATGCGCAAAATATTATGCCTCAGGATTTTGAAAAAAATGCTAAGAAACTAGCTCGCTTCAAATCAAATCCTTTTATTATTGTTTGCGGATTGGGCAAAGCATCCCAGAAAGTAGCCGCTTCTTTAAAAAAACAAGGTTATAATGCGTTCTCTTTAGCAGGCGGAATGCGTGCATGGCAAGATGCGCAAATGCCAATTATAAAGGAATAA